A single Heterodontus francisci isolate sHetFra1 chromosome 32, sHetFra1.hap1, whole genome shotgun sequence DNA region contains:
- the LOC137347615 gene encoding torsin-1A-like, with translation MAKLLVYGTGLAVVIALVGILAYTFICYERCDNNWISLDVKGLERDFTHKLFGQHIARKVIVKAIKGSLSTPDPKKPLTMSLHGDSGTGKNFVSQLIAQNLYKNGMNSQYIHVFVSTHHFPHLQLINQYQNQLRAWIRGNVTICPRSMFIFDEMDKMHPGLINAIKPFLDYTSDVDKVDYRKAIFIFLR, from the exons ATGGCAAAGCTGCTTGTTTATGGAACAGGCTTAGCAGTGGTGATAGCATTAGTGGGAATTCTTGCCTATACCTTCATCTGCTACGAGCGCTGTGACAATAACTGGATATCACTGGATGTAAAAG GATTAGAGAGGGATTTCACGCACAAACTATTTGGACAGCACATTGCACGTAAAGTGATCGTCAAAGCGATTAAAGGTTCTTTAAGTACTCCTGATCCCAAGAAACCCCTCACCATGTCTCTACACGGTGACAGTGGCACCGGCAAGAACTTTGTCAGTCAACTGATAGCACAGAACCTTTACAAAAATGGAATGAACAGCCAGTACATACATGTATTTGTGTCCACCCACCATTTCCCTCATCTGCAACTCATTAACCAGTATCAG AATCAGTTGCGGGCTTGGATTCGTGGAAATGTTACGATATGTCCCAGATCAATGTTTATCTTTGATGAAATGGACAAGATGCATCCAGGCCTCATCAATGCTATCAAACCTTTCCTGGACTACACCAGTGATGTTGACAAAGTGGATTATCGAAAAGCAATATTCATCTTCTTGAGGTAA